A region of Streptomyces halobius DNA encodes the following proteins:
- a CDS encoding beta-ketoacyl-[acyl-carrier-protein] synthase family protein, with the protein MATPTGRRAVITGIGVVAPNAVGRKPFWDALTAGRTATRSISFFDPAPYRSQIAAEVDFDPLREGLTPQQARRMDRAAQFAVVSAREGLADSGLDHAELDPARTGVTIGSAVGCTMSLEDEYSVVSDGGRHWHVDDSYAGRHLFDYFVPSSIAAEVARDVGAEGPVSLISTGCTSGLDSVGHAVELIREGSADVMVAGATDAPISPITVACFDAIKATTPRNDEPGRASRPFDRTRNGFVLGEGAAVFVLEELGHARRRGAQVYAEISGFASRSNAFHMTGLRPDGREMAEAIRVAMQRAMVAPQDIDYVNAHGSGTVQNDRHETAAFKRALGEDAYRVPVSGIKSMIGHSLGAIGSLEIAACALAIEHNTIPPTANLHEPDPECDLDYVPLTAREQRADTVLTVGSGFGGFQSAMVLRSPERATS; encoded by the coding sequence ATGGCCACGCCCACCGGCCGCCGTGCCGTCATCACCGGCATCGGTGTCGTCGCTCCCAACGCCGTGGGGCGCAAGCCCTTCTGGGACGCGCTGACCGCCGGGCGCACGGCCACCAGGAGCATCAGCTTCTTCGACCCCGCCCCCTACCGCTCGCAGATCGCCGCCGAGGTCGACTTCGACCCGCTGCGCGAGGGGCTGACCCCGCAACAGGCCCGGCGGATGGACAGGGCCGCGCAGTTCGCCGTGGTGAGCGCCCGGGAGGGTCTCGCCGACAGCGGGCTGGACCACGCGGAACTGGACCCCGCGCGGACCGGTGTCACCATCGGCAGCGCCGTGGGCTGCACCATGAGCCTTGAGGACGAGTACTCCGTCGTCAGCGACGGCGGGCGCCACTGGCACGTGGACGACTCCTACGCCGGGCGGCACCTCTTCGACTACTTCGTCCCGAGCTCGATCGCCGCCGAGGTAGCCCGCGATGTCGGCGCCGAGGGCCCCGTGTCGCTGATCTCGACCGGCTGCACCTCCGGACTGGATTCGGTCGGGCACGCGGTGGAGCTGATTCGGGAGGGATCGGCGGACGTGATGGTGGCCGGCGCCACCGACGCCCCGATCTCGCCGATCACCGTGGCCTGTTTCGACGCGATCAAGGCGACCACGCCGCGGAATGACGAGCCCGGGCGGGCGTCGCGGCCCTTCGACCGCACCAGGAACGGGTTCGTCCTCGGCGAGGGCGCCGCGGTCTTCGTCCTGGAGGAGCTCGGGCACGCCCGCCGGCGCGGCGCGCAGGTGTACGCGGAGATCAGCGGGTTCGCCTCGCGCTCCAACGCCTTCCACATGACCGGGCTGCGCCCGGACGGCCGAGAGATGGCCGAGGCCATCCGCGTCGCGATGCAGCGGGCCATGGTCGCCCCGCAGGACATCGACTATGTCAACGCGCACGGATCGGGCACCGTACAGAACGACCGGCACGAGACGGCGGCCTTCAAGAGGGCCCTCGGCGAGGACGCCTACCGGGTGCCCGTCAGCGGCATCAAATCGATGATCGGGCACTCTCTGGGGGCGATCGGCTCGCTGGAGATCGCGGCCTGCGCGCTCGCCATCGAACACAACACCATCCCGCCCACCGCCAATCTGCACGAGCCCGACCCCGAATGCGACCTGGACTATGTGCCGCTGACGGCACGTGAGCAGCGCGCAGACACCGTGCTCACGGTGGGCAGCGGCTTCGGGGGCTTCCAGAGCGCGATGGTGCTGCGGAGCCCGGAGAGGGCGACGTCATGA
- a CDS encoding SDR family NAD(P)-dependent oxidoreductase codes for MSTQDDRHAVVTGATSGIGLAVTTLLCQLGQRVFLCSRDPENVEVTVARLRDKGYDVAGQACDVRSTEQVGAFVRAAVDRYGPVDVLVNNAGRSGGGHTAQITDELWLDVIDTNLNSVLRLTREALTTGSMLERGTGRIINIASTGGKQGVVLGAPYSASKHGVVGFTKAVGLELAKTGVTVNAVCPGYVETPMAQRVRKGYAAVWDTTEEAVLERFEAKIPLGRYTTPEEVAGLVGYLVTDQAAPITAQAINVCGGLGNY; via the coding sequence ATGTCCACTCAAGACGACCGGCACGCCGTGGTCACCGGTGCCACCAGCGGCATCGGGCTCGCCGTCACGACGCTGCTGTGCCAGCTCGGGCAGCGCGTGTTCCTCTGCTCCCGTGACCCCGAGAACGTCGAAGTCACCGTCGCACGGCTCCGCGACAAGGGGTACGACGTCGCGGGACAGGCATGCGACGTCCGTTCCACCGAACAGGTCGGCGCCTTCGTCCGGGCCGCCGTCGACCGGTACGGCCCGGTGGACGTGCTGGTGAACAACGCGGGCCGCAGCGGGGGAGGCCACACCGCGCAGATCACCGACGAGCTGTGGCTCGACGTCATCGACACCAACCTCAACAGCGTCCTGAGGCTCACCCGTGAGGCGCTCACCACGGGCAGCATGCTTGAGCGGGGCACCGGCCGGATCATCAACATCGCGTCGACCGGCGGCAAGCAGGGCGTGGTGCTGGGCGCCCCCTACTCCGCGTCCAAGCACGGCGTGGTCGGCTTCACCAAGGCGGTGGGCCTGGAGCTGGCCAAGACCGGCGTGACCGTGAACGCGGTCTGCCCCGGCTACGTGGAGACGCCGATGGCGCAGCGGGTGCGGAAGGGCTACGCCGCGGTCTGGGACACCACGGAAGAAGCTGTGCTGGAACGGTTCGAGGCGAAGATCCCGCTCGGCAGGTACACCACCCCGGAGGAGGTCGCCGGGCTCGTCGGCTACCTCGTCACCGACCAGGCCGCCCCCATCACGGCGCAGGCGATCAACGTCTGCGGCGGACTGGGCAATTACTGA
- a CDS encoding activator-dependent family glycosyltransferase, with translation MRVLFATFGARNHVHAQVALAWALRVAGHEVCMASHPDLGDVIARTGLTAVPVGRELNEDQVMEELREREDAARDTYDEEAPDAQLLLTMDELRPEKLTYDHMHGVFTAMTSAVFQNYSSTEMIDDLVDFARGWRPDLVVWDPLTFAGAVAARVTGAAHARLMFGLDLVGRMRESYLAEVRGRPAALREDPMREWLGWVMERYGGAFTEDLVTGQWTIDPVPTSLRLPVGLPYVPVRCVAYNGRGSIPPWLREVPERPRVCLTLGVSHREVMGGDQASIGELIDAVAGLDVEVVATLNARQLRAVTSLPGNVRTVDFVPMDALLPSCSAVISHGGSGTVHTAFLYGVPQILVPGTMWDNGIRADLVERSGTGLRLDAETLTAAALRDALARVLTEPSFVAGADRLRRETLATPSPRDIVPVLESLTAEHRRPGATRHNAPARNDV, from the coding sequence ATGCGCGTCCTGTTCGCCACCTTCGGCGCCCGCAATCACGTCCACGCCCAGGTGGCGCTGGCCTGGGCGCTGCGGGTCGCCGGGCACGAGGTCTGCATGGCCAGCCACCCTGACCTCGGGGACGTGATCGCCCGCACCGGCCTGACCGCGGTCCCGGTCGGCCGGGAGCTCAACGAGGACCAGGTGATGGAGGAACTGCGGGAACGCGAGGACGCCGCCCGTGACACGTACGACGAGGAGGCCCCGGACGCCCAGCTGCTGCTGACGATGGACGAACTGCGCCCGGAGAAGCTGACGTACGACCACATGCACGGCGTGTTCACCGCGATGACCTCGGCGGTCTTCCAGAACTACTCGTCGACCGAGATGATCGACGACCTGGTGGACTTCGCCCGTGGCTGGCGGCCCGACCTGGTGGTCTGGGACCCGCTGACCTTCGCCGGGGCCGTCGCCGCCCGGGTCACCGGCGCGGCACACGCCCGGCTGATGTTCGGCCTGGACCTGGTCGGCCGCATGCGCGAGAGCTATCTCGCGGAGGTGCGGGGGCGGCCCGCCGCGCTGCGCGAGGACCCCATGCGGGAGTGGCTCGGCTGGGTGATGGAGCGTTACGGCGGCGCGTTCACCGAGGACCTGGTGACCGGCCAGTGGACCATCGACCCGGTGCCGACCTCCCTGCGGCTCCCGGTAGGTCTGCCGTATGTCCCCGTCCGCTGCGTGGCCTACAACGGCAGGGGGAGCATCCCGCCCTGGCTGCGTGAGGTGCCAGAACGCCCCCGGGTGTGCCTGACGCTCGGGGTGTCGCACCGCGAGGTGATGGGCGGTGACCAGGCGTCGATAGGCGAGCTGATCGACGCGGTCGCCGGACTGGACGTCGAGGTGGTCGCCACCCTGAACGCCCGCCAGCTGCGGGCGGTCACCAGTCTTCCCGGCAACGTCCGCACCGTCGACTTCGTCCCGATGGACGCGCTGCTGCCCAGCTGCTCGGCCGTCATCAGCCACGGCGGGTCCGGCACGGTCCACACGGCGTTCCTGTACGGCGTCCCGCAGATCCTGGTGCCCGGCACCATGTGGGACAACGGCATCCGCGCCGACCTCGTGGAACGGTCGGGCACCGGCCTGCGCCTGGACGCGGAGACCCTGACCGCCGCCGCCCTGCGCGACGCGCTCGCCCGTGTACTGACGGAGCCGTCGTTCGTGGCCGGAGCCGACCGGCTGCGCCGGGAGACGCTGGCCACCCCGTCTCCCCGGGACATCGTCCCGGTACTGGAGTCGCTCACCGCCGAACACCGGCGCCCCGGTGCCACAAGACACAACGCCCCTGCGAGGAACGATGTCTGA
- a CDS encoding ketosynthase chain-length factor, translated as MTSTAVITGMGVLAPTGLGTASHWRSTLAGRAAIGPISRFDSERYPSRLAGEIEGFAPQEHGIPNRLLPQTDHMTRLALVAAEWAIKDAGVEPGALPDYGIGVVTASSAGGFAFGHRELHNLWSKGPEHVSAYQSFAWFYAVNTGQISIRHGLRGPGGVVVTEQAGGLDALAKARRQLRDDVQMVIAGGVDGSPSPWGWVAQLAGGRISTVDDPERAYLPFDADASGYVPGEGGALFVLESPESAHARGVRSWYGEIAGYASTFDPPPGTGRPANLRRAAEIALEDAGLEPGDIDVVFADGAGIPELDRAEADAIREVFGPHGVPVTAPKTMTGRLGAGGAALDLATAVLSIRDSVIPPTVNVRRPVPQYGIDLVRRSRNVPVSAALVLARGHQGFNAAAVVTRQR; from the coding sequence ATGACATCCACCGCTGTGATCACCGGTATGGGCGTGCTCGCGCCGACCGGCCTGGGCACCGCCTCCCACTGGCGCAGCACCCTGGCCGGGCGGGCCGCGATCGGCCCGATCAGCCGCTTCGACTCGGAGCGCTACCCCAGCCGGCTGGCCGGTGAGATCGAGGGTTTCGCTCCGCAGGAGCACGGCATCCCGAACCGGCTGCTCCCGCAGACCGACCACATGACCCGGCTGGCGCTGGTGGCCGCCGAATGGGCCATCAAGGACGCCGGGGTGGAGCCCGGCGCACTGCCGGACTACGGCATCGGCGTCGTCACGGCCAGCTCGGCCGGCGGATTCGCGTTCGGCCACCGGGAACTGCACAACCTCTGGAGCAAGGGCCCGGAGCACGTCAGCGCCTACCAGTCCTTCGCATGGTTCTACGCGGTCAACACCGGACAGATTTCCATCCGGCATGGACTGCGCGGCCCGGGCGGCGTGGTCGTCACCGAGCAGGCCGGCGGGCTGGACGCCCTGGCGAAGGCCCGGCGGCAGCTGCGCGACGACGTGCAGATGGTGATCGCGGGCGGCGTCGACGGCTCGCCGTCGCCCTGGGGCTGGGTCGCGCAGCTGGCGGGCGGCCGGATCAGCACCGTGGACGATCCCGAGCGGGCCTACCTGCCCTTCGACGCGGACGCCTCCGGCTACGTACCGGGTGAGGGCGGCGCGTTGTTCGTCCTTGAGTCCCCGGAGTCGGCACACGCCCGTGGCGTGCGGTCCTGGTACGGGGAGATCGCCGGATACGCGTCCACCTTCGACCCGCCGCCCGGGACGGGCCGGCCCGCCAACCTGCGGCGTGCCGCCGAAATCGCCCTCGAAGACGCGGGATTGGAACCCGGCGACATCGACGTGGTGTTCGCCGACGGCGCGGGCATCCCCGAACTCGACCGCGCCGAGGCGGACGCCATCCGCGAGGTCTTCGGCCCGCACGGCGTACCGGTGACCGCGCCCAAGACGATGACCGGGCGGCTCGGCGCCGGCGGCGCGGCACTCGACCTGGCGACGGCCGTGCTGTCCATCCGCGACAGCGTGATCCCGCCGACGGTGAACGTGCGGCGGCCGGTGCCCCAGTACGGGATCGACCTCGTCCGCCGCTCCCGCAACGTACCGGTGTCCGCCGCGCTCGTGCTGGCCAGGGGACACCAAGGTTTCAACGCGGCCGCGGTCGTGACCCGACAACGATGA
- a CDS encoding aromatase/cyclase has product MTNNHRAEHRITVQAPARTVFGLIANIEAWPRVFPPTVHVDVLKRTAGEERIRIWATANDSVKTWTSRRVLDSEGLRVSFRQEVSQPPVAAMGGEWIIEPLSDSRTLVRLTHDFRAVDDDPEGVAWINRAVDRNSDAELGALKRAAEPAPGAGAGDLSLQFDDVVEVAGDPAEVYDFLYDARQWERRLPHVNRVELAESTPNLQLLEMDTLTPNGAVHTTKSVRICFPAGTIVYKQLKTPALMAVHNGRWRIEKSPSGCTVTSTHTVVLNRDAVVPVLGGGATVQDARTFVRDALGRNSTATMLLAKEYAERAVRER; this is encoded by the coding sequence ATGACGAACAATCACCGAGCCGAGCACCGGATCACTGTGCAGGCACCTGCGCGCACCGTCTTCGGCCTGATCGCGAACATCGAAGCGTGGCCGCGGGTCTTTCCCCCGACCGTGCATGTGGACGTCCTCAAACGGACCGCAGGCGAGGAGCGCATCCGGATCTGGGCGACCGCCAACGACTCCGTCAAGACGTGGACCTCGCGCCGCGTCCTCGACTCCGAGGGCCTGCGGGTGAGCTTCCGTCAGGAGGTGTCCCAGCCGCCGGTCGCCGCCATGGGCGGCGAATGGATCATCGAGCCGTTGTCGGATTCCCGGACCCTGGTCCGCCTCACCCACGACTTCCGGGCCGTCGACGACGACCCGGAGGGTGTGGCGTGGATCAACCGGGCCGTCGACCGCAACAGCGACGCAGAACTGGGCGCGCTCAAGCGGGCCGCGGAACCGGCTCCCGGGGCCGGAGCCGGCGATCTGTCGTTGCAGTTCGACGACGTGGTGGAGGTGGCCGGGGACCCCGCCGAGGTCTACGACTTCCTCTACGACGCACGGCAGTGGGAGAGGCGGCTGCCGCACGTGAACCGCGTGGAGCTTGCGGAGAGCACCCCGAACCTGCAACTGCTGGAGATGGACACGCTCACCCCGAACGGCGCGGTCCACACGACGAAGTCGGTGCGGATCTGCTTCCCTGCCGGCACCATCGTCTACAAGCAGCTGAAGACACCCGCGCTGATGGCCGTCCACAACGGCCGCTGGCGCATCGAGAAGAGCCCGTCCGGGTGCACCGTCACCTCGACGCACACTGTTGTACTGAACCGCGACGCGGTCGTCCCGGTCCTCGGCGGGGGCGCCACGGTCCAGGACGCACGCACCTTCGTCCGCGACGCGCTCGGCCGCAACAGCACCGCGACGATGCTGCTTGCCAAGGAGTACGCCGAGCGAGCGGTACGGGAGCGCTGA
- a CDS encoding cytochrome P450 family protein, with amino-acid sequence MVSMTESELGRVLLTHRGVQWIIGTKDDPYALLLRAAGDDPHQLGELIRERGPLYWSSAEAWVTAHHEVAAAALGDRRLSLRHPDADAPAADNEGGQREPMPWEVPALREILPFDEVFLTAGRADCARMRELLQPLLGARALERWRPAVERAQRRALTAAGTEFDLRADVADPFAADVVRELLGVPEEDRDRFAALCRGAAGVLDAMVCSPHLRTARELLTAVEGMRSLLTDLIARRRERPGDDLVSALLTATHDDEVRLVCMLLALVGPELSGTLFCDAVAALLDHPAPWRSLCENPDVAPAVVEETLRYAPPVRLVPLYAHEDLALAGTAVAAGSQVVVAVEAAHRDSAVHAEPSAFDPLRERGREHLAFPEVLPTSLLAPLVRLQAESGLRVLAAEAPGVRRTGPVLRRLRSGVTGAVLELPLAR; translated from the coding sequence ATGGTGAGCATGACCGAGAGCGAGTTGGGCCGTGTGCTGCTCACGCACCGCGGCGTCCAGTGGATCATCGGCACGAAGGACGATCCGTACGCCCTGCTGCTGCGGGCCGCCGGCGACGATCCGCACCAGCTCGGCGAACTGATCAGGGAGCGGGGTCCGCTGTACTGGAGCAGCGCCGAGGCGTGGGTGACGGCGCATCACGAGGTCGCCGCTGCCGCGCTCGGCGACCGGCGGCTGAGCCTCCGGCACCCCGACGCGGACGCGCCCGCCGCGGACAACGAGGGCGGGCAGCGGGAGCCCATGCCGTGGGAAGTGCCCGCGCTGCGCGAGATCCTCCCCTTCGACGAGGTGTTCCTGACCGCCGGCCGGGCCGACTGCGCGCGCATGCGCGAGCTGCTCCAGCCGCTGCTGGGCGCGAGGGCGCTGGAGCGGTGGCGGCCCGCGGTCGAGCGGGCGCAGCGCCGTGCCCTCACCGCCGCGGGCACCGAGTTCGACCTCCGGGCGGACGTCGCGGACCCGTTCGCCGCCGACGTCGTGCGGGAGCTCCTCGGCGTACCGGAGGAGGACCGTGACCGCTTCGCCGCGTTGTGCCGTGGTGCGGCGGGCGTCCTGGACGCCATGGTGTGCTCGCCGCACTTGCGTACGGCACGCGAGTTGCTCACCGCGGTGGAGGGCATGCGGTCCCTGCTCACCGACCTGATCGCGCGGCGGCGCGAGAGGCCCGGGGACGATCTCGTCAGCGCCTTGCTGACGGCGACGCACGACGACGAGGTGCGGTTGGTGTGCATGCTGTTGGCCCTCGTCGGCCCCGAGCTGTCCGGGACGCTGTTCTGTGACGCGGTGGCGGCCCTGCTCGACCACCCCGCACCGTGGCGGTCGCTGTGCGAGAACCCGGATGTCGCGCCGGCGGTGGTCGAGGAGACCTTGCGGTACGCCCCGCCCGTCCGGCTCGTGCCCCTGTACGCGCACGAGGACCTCGCATTGGCCGGGACGGCCGTCGCGGCTGGCAGCCAGGTCGTGGTGGCGGTTGAGGCGGCCCATCGGGACTCCGCGGTCCATGCGGAGCCGTCCGCCTTCGACCCGTTGAGGGAGCGGGGCAGGGAGCACCTGGCGTTCCCCGAGGTCCTGCCCACGTCGCTGCTCGCGCCGCTGGTGCGGCTCCAGGCCGAGTCCGGGCTCCGCGTCCTGGCGGCCGAGGCGCCTGGTGTGCGGCGCACCGGGCCCGTACTGCGGCGTCTGCGGTCCGGGGTCACCGGAGCCGTCCTTGAGCTGCCCCTCGCCCGCTGA
- a CDS encoding SDR family NAD(P)-dependent oxidoreductase, which translates to MSDTASPPPAPRSVVVTGGGSGIGRATARAFVDEGAAVLVVGRTAGDLADTARGYDTIRTLAVDLTEADAPQKVVDTALRELGGIDVLVNNAAALGHRALADIDPEQVTVQLGTNLAVPVLLTRCALDALAADGGGTVVNVSSSGARGSRAWPGNGVYGAAKAALDFLTRTWAVELAPLGIRTVGVAPGLVDSGFAERAGMSPEQYDGMLHHVGARTPQGRVGTPEEIAWWITHLTRPGAHYLTGAVLPVDGGLSLT; encoded by the coding sequence ATGTCTGACACGGCCTCCCCGCCCCCCGCCCCGCGGTCGGTCGTGGTGACCGGAGGCGGCTCCGGCATCGGCAGGGCCACCGCACGCGCCTTCGTCGACGAGGGCGCGGCCGTACTCGTCGTCGGCCGGACGGCTGGTGACCTCGCCGACACGGCGCGGGGATACGACACCATCAGGACGCTCGCCGTCGACCTCACCGAGGCCGACGCGCCCCAGAAGGTCGTGGACACCGCGCTGCGCGAGCTGGGCGGGATCGATGTCCTGGTGAACAACGCGGCGGCCCTGGGGCACCGCGCCCTCGCCGACATCGACCCAGAGCAGGTGACCGTCCAGCTCGGCACGAACCTCGCGGTGCCCGTGCTGCTCACCCGGTGCGCGCTCGACGCCCTCGCCGCCGACGGCGGCGGCACCGTGGTGAACGTCAGCTCGTCCGGTGCGCGCGGGTCCCGGGCCTGGCCGGGCAACGGTGTGTACGGCGCCGCCAAGGCCGCGCTCGACTTCCTCACCCGTACCTGGGCGGTCGAACTCGCACCGCTCGGCATCCGGACCGTCGGCGTCGCACCCGGGCTGGTCGACTCCGGGTTCGCGGAGCGGGCGGGCATGTCGCCCGAGCAGTACGACGGCATGCTCCACCACGTCGGCGCCCGGACACCGCAGGGCCGCGTCGGCACCCCCGAGGAGATCGCCTGGTGGATCACGCACCTGACCCGGCCGGGCGCCCACTACCTGACCGGCGCCGTACTGCCGGTCGACGGCGGCCTCTCCCTGACGTGA